A portion of the Jaculus jaculus isolate mJacJac1 chromosome 5, mJacJac1.mat.Y.cur, whole genome shotgun sequence genome contains these proteins:
- the Otud3 gene encoding OTU domain-containing protein 3 isoform X2, with protein MSRKQAARSRPGSGSRKAEAERKRDERAARRALAKERRNRPEPGGGGGCEEEFVSFANQLQALGLKLREVPGDGNCLFRALGDQLEGHSRNHLRHRQETVDYMIRQREDFEPFVEDDIPFEKHVASLAKPGTFAGNDAIVAFARNHQLNVVIHQLNAPLWQIRGTDKSTVRELHIAYRYGEHYDSVRRINDNSEAPAHLQTDFQMLHQEESNKKEKTKTKGADLEDDLRDEVEDAVQKDFNLIVQNLEAENYNIESAIIAMLQLNPGTRNNAEENLEPSGQVLKPCDPLWEEGGSGTRLFGNQSLNEDRTESGKAQASTWEENKANKNQPAKVTNKQRREQQRLEKKKRQEERHRLKALESRSSHKEAHRSEADANAQVTLVKTFAALNI; from the exons ATGTCCCGAAAGCAGGCGGCGAGGAGCCGGCCGGGCAGCGGTAGCCGGAAAGCCGAGGCGGAGCGCAAGCGGGACGAGCGGGCGGCGCGCCGGGCTTTGGCGAAGGAGCGGCGGAACCGGCCCGAGcccggaggcggcggcggctgcgAGGAGGAGTTCGTCAGCTTCGCCAaccagctgcaggccctggggcTGAAGCTGCGGGAGGTGCCGGGGGACGG CAATTGCCTGTTCCGAGCTCTTGGCGATCAGTTGGAGGGACACTCACGAAATCATCTCAGGCACCGACAAGAGACTGTGGACTATATGATACGGCAGCGGGAAGACTTTGAGCCCTTTGTAGAGGACGACATTCCTTTTGAGAAGCATG TGGCCAGTTTGGCAAAGCCTGGTACTTTTGCTGGCAATGATGCAATTGTAGCCTTTGCAAGAAACCATCAGCTGAATGTGGTGATCCATCAGCTCAATGCTCCTCTGTGGCAG ATCCGGGGCACTGACAAGAGCACTGTGAGGGAGTTGCACATCGCCTACCGGTATGGGGAGCACTATGACAGCGTCCGGAGGATCAATGATAACTCAGAAGCCCCTGCGCATCTCCAGACTGAC TTTCAGATGCTTCATCAGGAAGAGTCAAAtaagaaggaaaagacaaagacaaagggaGCTGACTTGGAAGACGACCTGAGAGACGAAGTAGAAGATGCCGTCCAGAAA GATTTTAATTTAATAGTACAGAACCTGGAAGCTGAAAATTACAATATTGAGTCTGCAATAATTGCCATGCTACAATTGAACCCAGGGACAAGAAATA ATGCCGAGGAGAACCTTGAACCCAGTGGCCAGGTGCTGAAGCCGTGTGACCCTTTATGGGAGGAGGGTGGCAGCGGAACCAGACTCTTTGGAAATCAGAGCTTAAATGAAGACAGGACGGAAAGTGGCAAAGCAcaggccagcacttgggaagaaaacaaagcaaataaaaaccaGCCTGCAAAG GTCACCAACAAGCAGCGGAGGGAGCAGCAGCGGCTGGAGAAGAAGAAGCGGCAGGAGGAGAGGCACCGCCTCAAGGCCCTTGAGAGCAGGAGCAGCCACAAGGAGGCCCACAGGAGTGAGGCAGATGCAAATGCCCAGGTCACCCTGGTGAAGACCTTTGCTGCTCTGAACATCTGA
- the Otud3 gene encoding OTU domain-containing protein 3 isoform X1, with amino-acid sequence MSRKQAARSRPGSGSRKAEAERKRDERAARRALAKERRNRPEPGGGGGCEEEFVSFANQLQALGLKLREVPGDGNCLFRALGDQLEGHSRNHLRHRQETVDYMIRQREDFEPFVEDDIPFEKHVASLAKPGTFAGNDAIVAFARNHQLNVVIHQLNAPLWQIRGTDKSTVRELHIAYRYGEHYDSVRRINDNSEAPAHLQTDFQMLHQEESNKKEKTKTKGADLEDDLRDEVEDAVQKVCNATGCSDFNLIVQNLEAENYNIESAIIAMLQLNPGTRNNAEENLEPSGQVLKPCDPLWEEGGSGTRLFGNQSLNEDRTESGKAQASTWEENKANKNQPAKVTNKQRREQQRLEKKKRQEERHRLKALESRSSHKEAHRSEADANAQVTLVKTFAALNI; translated from the exons ATGTCCCGAAAGCAGGCGGCGAGGAGCCGGCCGGGCAGCGGTAGCCGGAAAGCCGAGGCGGAGCGCAAGCGGGACGAGCGGGCGGCGCGCCGGGCTTTGGCGAAGGAGCGGCGGAACCGGCCCGAGcccggaggcggcggcggctgcgAGGAGGAGTTCGTCAGCTTCGCCAaccagctgcaggccctggggcTGAAGCTGCGGGAGGTGCCGGGGGACGG CAATTGCCTGTTCCGAGCTCTTGGCGATCAGTTGGAGGGACACTCACGAAATCATCTCAGGCACCGACAAGAGACTGTGGACTATATGATACGGCAGCGGGAAGACTTTGAGCCCTTTGTAGAGGACGACATTCCTTTTGAGAAGCATG TGGCCAGTTTGGCAAAGCCTGGTACTTTTGCTGGCAATGATGCAATTGTAGCCTTTGCAAGAAACCATCAGCTGAATGTGGTGATCCATCAGCTCAATGCTCCTCTGTGGCAG ATCCGGGGCACTGACAAGAGCACTGTGAGGGAGTTGCACATCGCCTACCGGTATGGGGAGCACTATGACAGCGTCCGGAGGATCAATGATAACTCAGAAGCCCCTGCGCATCTCCAGACTGAC TTTCAGATGCTTCATCAGGAAGAGTCAAAtaagaaggaaaagacaaagacaaagggaGCTGACTTGGAAGACGACCTGAGAGACGAAGTAGAAGATGCCGTCCAGAAAGTGTGTAATGCAACTGGGTGCTCG GATTTTAATTTAATAGTACAGAACCTGGAAGCTGAAAATTACAATATTGAGTCTGCAATAATTGCCATGCTACAATTGAACCCAGGGACAAGAAATA ATGCCGAGGAGAACCTTGAACCCAGTGGCCAGGTGCTGAAGCCGTGTGACCCTTTATGGGAGGAGGGTGGCAGCGGAACCAGACTCTTTGGAAATCAGAGCTTAAATGAAGACAGGACGGAAAGTGGCAAAGCAcaggccagcacttgggaagaaaacaaagcaaataaaaaccaGCCTGCAAAG GTCACCAACAAGCAGCGGAGGGAGCAGCAGCGGCTGGAGAAGAAGAAGCGGCAGGAGGAGAGGCACCGCCTCAAGGCCCTTGAGAGCAGGAGCAGCCACAAGGAGGCCCACAGGAGTGAGGCAGATGCAAATGCCCAGGTCACCCTGGTGAAGACCTTTGCTGCTCTGAACATCTGA
- the Otud3 gene encoding OTU domain-containing protein 3 isoform X3: MIRQREDFEPFVEDDIPFEKHVASLAKPGTFAGNDAIVAFARNHQLNVVIHQLNAPLWQIRGTDKSTVRELHIAYRYGEHYDSVRRINDNSEAPAHLQTDFQMLHQEESNKKEKTKTKGADLEDDLRDEVEDAVQKVCNATGCSDFNLIVQNLEAENYNIESAIIAMLQLNPGTRNNAEENLEPSGQVLKPCDPLWEEGGSGTRLFGNQSLNEDRTESGKAQASTWEENKANKNQPAKVTNKQRREQQRLEKKKRQEERHRLKALESRSSHKEAHRSEADANAQVTLVKTFAALNI; this comes from the exons ATGATACGGCAGCGGGAAGACTTTGAGCCCTTTGTAGAGGACGACATTCCTTTTGAGAAGCATG TGGCCAGTTTGGCAAAGCCTGGTACTTTTGCTGGCAATGATGCAATTGTAGCCTTTGCAAGAAACCATCAGCTGAATGTGGTGATCCATCAGCTCAATGCTCCTCTGTGGCAG ATCCGGGGCACTGACAAGAGCACTGTGAGGGAGTTGCACATCGCCTACCGGTATGGGGAGCACTATGACAGCGTCCGGAGGATCAATGATAACTCAGAAGCCCCTGCGCATCTCCAGACTGAC TTTCAGATGCTTCATCAGGAAGAGTCAAAtaagaaggaaaagacaaagacaaagggaGCTGACTTGGAAGACGACCTGAGAGACGAAGTAGAAGATGCCGTCCAGAAAGTGTGTAATGCAACTGGGTGCTCG GATTTTAATTTAATAGTACAGAACCTGGAAGCTGAAAATTACAATATTGAGTCTGCAATAATTGCCATGCTACAATTGAACCCAGGGACAAGAAATA ATGCCGAGGAGAACCTTGAACCCAGTGGCCAGGTGCTGAAGCCGTGTGACCCTTTATGGGAGGAGGGTGGCAGCGGAACCAGACTCTTTGGAAATCAGAGCTTAAATGAAGACAGGACGGAAAGTGGCAAAGCAcaggccagcacttgggaagaaaacaaagcaaataaaaaccaGCCTGCAAAG GTCACCAACAAGCAGCGGAGGGAGCAGCAGCGGCTGGAGAAGAAGAAGCGGCAGGAGGAGAGGCACCGCCTCAAGGCCCTTGAGAGCAGGAGCAGCCACAAGGAGGCCCACAGGAGTGAGGCAGATGCAAATGCCCAGGTCACCCTGGTGAAGACCTTTGCTGCTCTGAACATCTGA